The nucleotide window TAGAAAGGAgtggtgtatttataggccctaaaggtTTGAGAATTGGaggcaaaaagtgtctcatctcagaTTTCTAGAGTACTAGAGGTATCAtcgcctgacagcattaactgtcgacggtaccaccatccaaaccacttgggagactgagcctcaagtggttccaccgcccaccctgggcggtgccatcgcctgacaaggcTCCAAGTGACCGAGTAGGCCTTCTATCCGGCCCAACTCAACCCTATTTtgagctcagttggcccctaactaagttagtgggattactcccaatcctaactcaatctaagttctaactacgataatcaagGAATTAACTTAGCAATCTTTATCCGGTATATCAATTGTTCTTCTAGCGAAGTCTCAACaaactttcggtgaactttcggcacgcttttggcgaactcccgatgaactcttagcgaactccccaatgaactctcgacgagctcccgtTAAACTCTTGGTGAGCTTTTGGCAAACTCCCGATGAATtcttggcgaactcccgacgacttctcgatgagctcccgatgaactctcgacgagcttccgacacaTCTTCCGAATCTTCATCATatcgtctgatctttgactccagcccaatATATTCTTTATGTCTTATTCATTATCGTAGGTTTaattcattatcgtagttaaacctacaacacttatctcaacatatggattaaattaataatttatcaattaatttaatcatcaaaatccgacatTCAACATTGCCAAGCAATAAAAGAACCAATGGGTAATTGTGTCAGAGACAACGCAAATGTAAAGTGACCCCCACCTCTCTCTCCTTATTCACAATAGCCACTCGACCCTTAATGGTGCTATCGTCTGTCACCACCAACATCGTTTGGCACCATCAACTAggacgttaaaattatctttttgttttttactttcatattttcgttgataaaacTGACGATATTAAAGTAAATAGacctaaatatttcactttcataatcataaaaatatcaatataatttttttaaaatataaagattaaaatacTATAGTCAACTAAATACAGGGATAATAGAGCACCCCATAAAAAGTAAATGATTGAAGCTTTTCAAGTAAATTGTCCAAGTCAGAATGCTTCAACAATTCATTAGATAAGCTTAAACATCAAATATAAACATCACACTTTCAAGAGGATTTTAATAAGGATTCAGaatcttaataaattttatatctaaaatattctgATAATTTATGAAACTTAATTAAGGTTTTTAAAATCTCAACATCTCTTTTTTTTTACGCCTAAAACATTTGTCTTCCTTTCTCAGAAAGCATACAAATTCTGAGCATGAAATGAAGATCTTCCccagagattttttttatttaatccgTTATCGAGCGAAGCTCGATACCTGCGATGACATCACGAGGCATTACTTCTGCTATAGCCAATAGGAAGTATGCTTGCTTGACTCATCTAATATTCTAATTGATCTTGAATCTTGTAAATATAATGCCCAGAATGATCAGATTCTGAACACTGCCACACTGATGACTACAACGCTTCAAACTGAAAATACCAATCTTATGCTGATCTAGTGGATCAAATTGACACTGCCACACAAAAGCCTGCCTGATGCAATCCTATTACTTATGATTAACGACACAAAAAGACTTGTGCTTCAGGAAATGGGGATGTCAATGATGAGACTTTTCCAGCTTCCTACTACAGTTTGTGCTGTGCTATTATTGCAGTCAACACAGATCTTTGCGCACAAATCCTGTTATTTGAGAGGGCCAAAGAAATAAATACAGCAATCAATTCATGGGACTGCATGTCAGTTCCATTTTAAAACACTACCATCCAAATAATCGACTTCCAGCCAAAATAACCCCACCAAAGCAAAGCCCCCAATATCTAGACGACAGTGGATGGCTGCTCTTCACACATTCCATGCATCCCCAAGCACACGATATTCTCCCTCAATTGGAGGATAGTAAACCAGAAACGTGAGCAGCCAACTAGGAAACCCAAGTGGAACTCCTTCAAAGGCATCTGCATCAGTAGTAGATGGGAAGCAGACACACATCATGAAAAAAGACCTTCTGAAAGTTggcattgttggccatgatgaatCACAATCCTTGTCATGGTATTCATGCTTGCGCTTATGTAGGAAGAGGACAAGATGAAAAACAGAAAGGTCACAAAGTGGCACGGTCAAGGGAGACTACCTCAGGCATGATATTACCGCAGCCCCAGCCCCTTCTTCCTGCTGAGAATCTCCTGTTCTTTCAGACGCTGTTGGAACCTTGCTAGACGTGCCTGTAGACTAACCAGACCCGCAGCTTTGCGTGACAGCACAAACCCTAGCTTTGCCACATAATCGTCGATGAAACTGCCTGGTTTGTCAACCTCTGCCAGCAAATCCATCTCCTGAAAAAATGTATATATAATTGTTGCTGAATAACCAAGACATATTTGGAATATCAAACAAAAGAAAATCAGCAGAGTACAGAAAAGATCTTGTTAGAGTTCTCCAGTGACAAAATCATCATTAGAAAAAATGCATATCAAGAGATGCCACACAAAAACAGAGAACACTTAATTTTCTGTTGTTTTCTGACTTTCTCGTCAGGATATAAAAACAACCAGACTAATGTCATATCAACTCCTACAGACCCTTCTTGATCCTACTAAAAGGCGAAGAGTTTTGTAGAACATCCTTACAATCATATGAACAAGCCACTTCAATATTCTGTCCACTAATCTCTTAAAATCATATGACTGAGTGTCCGATAAATGTTGTTTCCAACTAGTAAAATATTTCCAGCtagtaaaatatctaaatattgaagtttaaaaaataatcaagatGTAGTTAAGAGAAGTCTTAGCTTCAATGTGTTAGAAATAAACCAAAAAATCTTATCGAACCACAGAATTACATAAAACATAAGATGCAATCAATTATATGCTGGAGATCGGGTGAAAACTCTTACTTCACGCACTATCTCAATTGTATTCTCAATTTCTCTTCTGTGAGCTGCTATTAGAGCCTCTTCTTCCTACAACAGCAGCAGTATAAACAAAATCAAAGACAAAAATTAAAAGGAAATATAGATTTAACACAACAGCAAGGAGGCAAAAAATGTAGAATTTTTAACCTCAAGTATTGCTTCAATTTCTTCATCATTACATGAAGATTCTTGATCATATTTTCTTGATGCATTGTCGGAAGCTGTATCATACATTTGTTGAGGATTATGACCAGTGGCAGTTAATTGGGGTCCACCATCTCTTTTTGACCAGTTGCTCCGTTTTTCAGATTTTTCTTCCCTAAAAGCTTTTCTGCGAGGTGGGGAGACCTTTGtcaccttctcttcttcttgaaaaTCAAATGAGTTCTGAACTGAATACAGTTTGTATCTGACACTCTCATGACTGGTCTTTAAGTCAACTTTTTCCATCTCTATTGAAACTGATGCTGGTGGGATTTCTTTTCCATTTCGAGTTCCATATGAGTTTCTATCAAGATCCAATGTAGAATTATATGAAATCCTTTCACTATTTTTCCTAGGCAATTCCACTGCTTTAGAATCTTGAATTTGCACAAGATCCTCAGGTTCAACAGAGAAAGGCAACAATGATGCTGATTCCTTGCCTGAAGAAACTAACGATGCAGCCACCTGATCTTTCTTGGAGTTCCCACTCTTGGAAAGACTTTTAACCCTGCTCAGTCAACAAGTCAATATTTAGCAAAACATTGTAATCAGAAAATCATATCCAGATAAATTATGTTACCACAGTACCTGTCAGCATATCTCAAGGTATTAAGTGTGTGTTCACAAGAGCCTGCATTTGGGGAAATGCATGAAATCATAACTGTCCTTGAGTTGCCAACAAAAGAGTCGCGGAGCACCTCAGTCAGCTTACTCCCTCTGAACGGGATATGAATTTGATCATTGTCAAGGGCACGGATACATTCCTTTAAAGCCAAAAGGCTCTTGTTTATTTCTGCACCCTCAATTCTGAAATAGACAACAAAATGCCAAATAAGGTGACAAAAGCTTCACAGAAAATCTAATATTTAGACAATTAAACATTATAAGCATTTTCAATTATCTTGCTTCCAAAAGCTAAAACCACCAACCAAGAGACTCCAAAATGTACAAACCGTGTTTGACGATCATTATCCGTCGTATCAGCACCACGCTCGCTTCCAGCAAGATCAATGAAAGAGATCTTCCCAACGATCTTACCACCTTTTCCACTACCTTCTTTCTGCCTTTTGGTGTCACTTACTTCTTTGTGCTGCTTAATGGCCAATTGCAAAATAGCATGTGATCGTGATGATTCTTCATTCGCTCCTGTAGAACCAGTACTCCGTGCAGCATTACCTTTTTCAATAAACTCCTTAACAACCTGAACATCGGAGACCTCAAACTCCTGCAATCCCACAATGCAAACTTGCTGTCTTCCATCTTCTCTCATTAAAAGTTTCCTGATAACATCATCAAAATTTCAATTTCTGTTTGTCATTGAAGTAAATATTACCTCAAATTGCATGGGGTTGCAATGATGTTAAAAAGAATTCAGAATTATAATAAGCCAAACCTCCTATCACACAGAAGATCAAACAGCTTCCCACCATAGATTTCAAAATAGCTAAGCCACAACTTGTATCTTTGATTGTGGTAAAACGGTTGGTGCAACATGCGAACCATGTCTTCAACAGCTCTGAGAGGTAAAGGTTGCATTGTATAGGTCTTGCCACTACCTATAAGCAAAATCAAACCGTATTAAACAGTTACAATGAGACCCACAAACctgtagaaaaaatatataaccaCACTGAATAGTCAACATGAGACACAGAAACCTGTCGTAAAGATttgcataaaataaaaaatttacatatttccatcaagaaaattaaaaCTGCATTTTAACAAATTTCAATCCCCAAAAGAGTTAGTCTCAATATTTTGCATCATAGTTTTAATAAAAACACAATAGAGACTAAttttgactcaagtttttagtgagAAAGGTATCAATTAATCAACCAGAGTTCACATTGGAGATTTAAGATGGAGCATCTCTACATGTGATAAGGTCCATAAAGATCTCATAGTAGTGGTTTCAATCAACCAAGAAGACCATGGGAAGGAGAACTATACCAGATATGAAAACTGGTTCATTAACGAAACATCTACTTAATTATTTTTTCATGAATTGATTTAAGAAAAGAAAACAGATGCATGTCAGAAATCTTAGGGTCTACATTAGCACATACATGTGATGAACCAAGACTTGAATGGACAGGCACACACCATAATAACTTTACATATTAAATATGTAAGAAATATGTGTGCAGGAATGTCAGTCCATCCTGCAAAAGGTTCAACAATTGAGAGTTCAAATGATAAAATTTAATCATTGGATCTCAAAATGGGTTCTCAACACTCATACTGAAGATGACTTAATTCTGAGGATTGTCAAGTCATTCAGTTTCAAATTAAATACTAATATTAAATTCTAGGAAAAAAGACACTTCAAATGGGTTGTAGGTAAGAAAGAtaaagaaaatgaaaagaaaataaaatacacAACCATCTCAAGAATAAATTAAACCAcacatatttattaataaaaagatCTAACATAGTTAACAAGCTAAGCACTTTGAGTGTCATACAGTCAGTAATTTGCTCATAACGTTCCAATTTACCTGTTTGACCATATGCAAAGCATGTTGCTTTAGTCCGCTGAAAGATGGTTGGTATTATTGGCTCTACTGTCACACGATATACCTGTTTGAAACTTTCTAAACTTAGATACTTATAAACCATAAGGCAAATGTTATCACAATTGCATATAAAGTGGTCAGACAAACAACTCTAACAAACAAACCAACAAAATCATGTCAACAAGATAGCTGATAGATGGTGCTACCTCATCATTTGTAACATGCTCATCCAGGACAGCATCAAAACAAAACTCATGCTTTTCCACATATGCAGTCAAGTCCACCTACCATATTAAGATTGTGTCATTCACAAATATGtaacaaaaagaaaatatcatattTGGAACAATGCATGCAACTTCCCTGTTTGTACTTCAGGTAAAAGATATGAGGGATACATAGATGAGCAACCGATAAAACATGTAAATAATTGATTCTTTAAAAGATGGTAGTACTGAAAAGAATTTGagtgacgagagagagagagagagagagtttgtttATAACTAATGAAGAAAATTGCAAATTTCCTTTTAGAGAAAAAGAGTCTAACATCAAAATATAGTGCAAATTTCATACTCAAGATATGAGCTTTCAGAACTCAGCAACATATTTACTTGGATCATGGTTTGACAAGGCATGCAGTAAAAGGACaaaatatgattatttttgtACCCACATAAAATATGTACAAACCTCATTCATAGATTCAAACCTTTAATATAAATTAAGCATAAATCCATAACTTAGTGGAAATGAAAAGCATTaatataaaagatatattatatcatcaataaaaaaaaccTCATTCATAGATTCAAACCTTTAGCTTTGGCTCATGGACTGTTAAATAGGCATTATCATGAACAGTTACAATATCATCCTCCTTTCTAGATATCTCCTTTTTGTTCAAAGGTCTTTTGCGTACCTGAGAAGAATAAAAAGAAGTTGGGGGATTAACTGTCTTTTAGAAAT belongs to Musa acuminata AAA Group cultivar baxijiao chromosome BXJ1-11, Cavendish_Baxijiao_AAA, whole genome shotgun sequence and includes:
- the LOC135597278 gene encoding kinesin-like protein KIN-13A; this translates as MGGQVQQSHAGSSAGLYDHAAGGDAGDAVMARWLQSAGLQHLASPMASSDQRFLPGLMQGYAPQTAEEKHKLLRLLRNMNFSGESVSESYTPTALSMGQQDGSYSPEIRGEFGAGLLDLHAMDDSELLSEHVFSEQFEPSPFLLTKGVENNESDTTSAWQQEPPDINTREGDSKREISTKESNVAKIKVVVRKRPLNKKEISRKEDDIVTVHDNAYLTVHEPKLKVDLTAYVEKHEFCFDAVLDEHVTNDEVYRVTVEPIIPTIFQRTKATCFAYGQTGSGKTYTMQPLPLRAVEDMVRMLHQPFYHNQRYKLWLSYFEIYGGKLFDLLCDRRKLLMREDGRQQVCIVGLQEFEVSDVQVVKEFIEKGNAARSTGSTGANEESSRSHAILQLAIKQHKEVSDTKRQKEGSGKGGKIVGKISFIDLAGSERGADTTDNDRQTRIEGAEINKSLLALKECIRALDNDQIHIPFRGSKLTEVLRDSFVGNSRTVMISCISPNAGSCEHTLNTLRYADRVKSLSKSGNSKKDQVAASLVSSGKESASLLPFSVEPEDLVQIQDSKAVELPRKNSERISYNSTLDLDRNSYGTRNGKEIPPASVSIEMEKVDLKTSHESVRYKLYSVQNSFDFQEEEKVTKVSPPRRKAFREEKSEKRSNWSKRDGGPQLTATGHNPQQMYDTASDNASRKYDQESSCNDEEIEAILEEEEALIAAHRREIENTIEIVREEMDLLAEVDKPGSFIDDYVAKLGFVLSRKAAGLVSLQARLARFQQRLKEQEILSRKKGLGLR